A genomic window from Arthrobacter sp. FW305-BF8 includes:
- a CDS encoding RNB domain-containing ribonuclease, producing MSHHRLSPNVHEQTNALEEALSALRTELELPGEFPEDVLKEAEAAVADRGFPALDLTGVDFLTIDPPSSTDLDQALFIERLGEGYRILYAIADVPSFVQPGGALDAETRRRGQTFYAPDGRIPLHPEVISENAGSLLAGQLCSAFVWEFELDAAAEVVSVLVRRAAVRSRAKLNYKGVQAELDAGTAAPILQLLREVGRKRVDLERARGGASLNMPEQEIVQLPDGGYRIVAVPQLPVEDWNAQISLMTGMAAASLMLNGKVGILRTMPAPDERSLGHFRRQTAALGKPWDGQETYGEYLRTLDPTDHRQLAILHAAGMLFRGAAYTHFDGTVPEDAVQSAIGTAYAHTTAPLRRLVDRFVLVICEALSNDLPVPAWAREALPSLPEIMAYSDQLAARMERLALDTVEAALLSNHIGQEFDAVVISGSKPAKNGNGNGNGNGSANGNGGKGVNGKGSNGSGPSGVVQIAEPAVTAKCEGEMEPGTRVRVRLVSSDIATREIRLELVD from the coding sequence GCATTGAGCGCGCTGCGGACGGAGCTGGAGCTACCGGGGGAATTCCCCGAGGACGTGCTCAAGGAAGCCGAAGCGGCCGTCGCCGACCGGGGATTCCCGGCCCTGGACCTGACCGGAGTGGACTTCCTGACCATCGATCCGCCGTCGTCCACCGACCTTGACCAGGCACTGTTCATCGAACGCCTCGGTGAGGGCTACCGGATCCTCTATGCCATTGCCGACGTTCCGTCGTTCGTGCAGCCGGGCGGCGCTCTCGACGCCGAGACCCGCCGCCGAGGACAGACCTTCTATGCCCCGGACGGCCGGATCCCACTGCATCCGGAGGTCATCAGCGAGAACGCCGGCAGCCTGCTGGCAGGGCAGCTGTGCTCCGCCTTCGTCTGGGAGTTCGAACTCGACGCCGCCGCCGAGGTGGTGTCGGTGCTGGTGCGCCGGGCCGCCGTGCGCAGCCGGGCCAAACTCAACTACAAGGGCGTCCAGGCAGAACTGGATGCCGGCACGGCCGCTCCCATCCTGCAACTCCTGCGCGAGGTGGGGCGCAAGCGCGTCGACCTGGAACGGGCCCGCGGTGGGGCCAGCCTGAACATGCCGGAACAGGAGATCGTCCAGCTTCCCGACGGCGGCTACCGGATCGTGGCGGTCCCCCAGCTGCCGGTTGAGGACTGGAACGCCCAGATTTCGCTCATGACCGGCATGGCCGCCGCTTCCCTGATGCTCAACGGCAAGGTGGGGATCCTCCGGACCATGCCTGCCCCGGATGAGCGCTCACTGGGCCACTTCAGGCGGCAGACAGCCGCGCTGGGCAAGCCGTGGGACGGGCAGGAAACCTACGGCGAGTACCTGCGCACCCTGGACCCCACCGACCACCGGCAATTGGCCATCCTCCACGCCGCAGGCATGCTCTTCCGCGGCGCCGCGTACACGCATTTCGACGGAACCGTTCCGGAGGACGCGGTCCAGTCAGCCATCGGCACGGCGTATGCCCACACCACCGCTCCGCTCCGCCGCCTCGTGGACCGCTTTGTGTTGGTCATCTGCGAGGCCCTGAGCAATGACCTGCCGGTGCCGGCCTGGGCCCGGGAGGCGCTCCCCTCGCTGCCCGAGATCATGGCCTACTCGGACCAGCTGGCGGCAAGGATGGAGCGGCTTGCCCTGGACACTGTGGAAGCCGCGCTGCTGAGCAACCACATCGGGCAGGAGTTCGATGCAGTGGTGATCTCCGGGTCAAAGCCGGCCAAAAACGGCAACGGGAACGGGAACGGGAACGGCTCGGCCAACGGTAATGGCGGCAAGGGCGTGAACGGCAAGGGGAGCAACGGATCCGGCCCCTCCGGCGTGGTCCAGATCGCCGAACCCGCCGTGACGGCCAAATGTGAAGGAGAGATGGAACCCGGCACCAGGGTCCGGGTCCGGCTGGTCTCCTCGGACATCGCGACCCGCGAGATCCGCCTCGAACTCGTCGACTGA
- a CDS encoding DEAD/DEAH box helicase: MSELHTHQLLSDDTGTETIEPEETIISDEKPHEIAEKSFADFDVRADIVESLADAGITHPFPIQAMTLPVALSGHDIIGQAKTGTGKTLGFGIPALQRVVGRDDAGFDKLPAPGAPQAMVIVPTRELAVQVANDLQAASRKRNARIATIYGGRAYEPQIDALQKGVEVVVGTPGRLIDLYKQKHLVLKNVKIVVLDEADEMLDLGFLPDVETLIAGTPPVRQTLLFSATMPGPVIAMARRYMTQPTHIRAADPDDEGLTKRDIRQLIYRAHSMDKTEVVARILQARGRGRTIIFTKTKRTAAKVAEELVDRGFAAAAIHGDLGQGAREQALRAFRNNKVDVLVATDVAARGIDVDDVTHVINYQCVEDEKIYLHRVGRTGRAGNKGTAVTFVDWDDMPRWGLINKALGLSVPEPVETYSSSPHLYEELDIPEGTKGRLPRSKRTLAGVDAEVLEDLGETGKKNSRSGGRDSGRSGSREGGSREGSRRSGDSGKRSGERSGERRRRSSDGRSSDTGADAGSGPAAAATATVDGEQPARPRRNRTRTRRRNGEVVSGGESAATGSQPGTEAP; encoded by the coding sequence GTGAGTGAATTGCATACCCACCAGCTTCTTTCCGACGATACCGGCACCGAGACCATCGAGCCGGAAGAGACCATCATCTCGGACGAGAAGCCGCACGAAATAGCCGAAAAGTCGTTCGCCGACTTCGACGTCCGCGCCGACATCGTCGAGTCCCTGGCTGACGCCGGCATCACGCACCCCTTCCCGATCCAGGCCATGACGCTGCCCGTCGCGCTGTCCGGCCACGACATCATCGGCCAGGCCAAGACCGGCACGGGCAAGACCCTCGGCTTCGGCATTCCTGCGCTGCAGCGCGTGGTGGGCCGCGACGACGCCGGCTTCGACAAACTGCCCGCTCCCGGTGCGCCGCAGGCCATGGTGATCGTACCCACGCGTGAGCTCGCCGTGCAGGTTGCCAACGACCTGCAGGCCGCATCCCGCAAGCGCAATGCCCGGATTGCCACGATTTACGGCGGCCGCGCCTATGAGCCGCAGATCGACGCACTGCAGAAGGGCGTCGAGGTGGTGGTCGGCACGCCGGGCCGCCTGATCGACCTCTACAAGCAGAAGCACCTGGTGCTCAAGAACGTCAAGATCGTGGTGCTGGACGAAGCTGACGAGATGCTGGACCTCGGCTTCCTTCCGGACGTCGAGACCCTGATCGCCGGCACCCCGCCGGTCCGCCAGACCCTCCTGTTCTCGGCCACGATGCCCGGCCCGGTCATTGCCATGGCGCGCCGGTACATGACGCAGCCCACCCACATCCGCGCCGCCGATCCGGACGACGAGGGCCTGACCAAGCGCGACATCCGTCAGCTCATCTACCGTGCGCACAGCATGGACAAGACCGAGGTAGTCGCCCGGATCCTGCAGGCCCGCGGCCGCGGCCGCACCATCATCTTCACCAAGACCAAGCGCACCGCCGCAAAGGTTGCCGAGGAACTCGTGGACCGCGGGTTCGCTGCCGCCGCCATCCACGGTGACCTCGGCCAGGGCGCGCGCGAGCAGGCGCTCCGCGCCTTCCGCAACAACAAGGTGGACGTCCTGGTGGCCACCGACGTAGCAGCCCGCGGTATCGACGTCGACGACGTCACGCACGTTATCAACTACCAGTGCGTCGAGGACGAGAAGATCTACCTGCACCGCGTGGGCCGCACCGGGCGCGCCGGCAACAAGGGCACCGCCGTCACGTTCGTGGACTGGGACGACATGCCGCGCTGGGGACTCATCAACAAGGCACTCGGCCTGAGCGTCCCGGAGCCCGTCGAAACGTACTCCTCCTCGCCGCACCTGTACGAGGAACTGGACATCCCCGAGGGCACCAAGGGCCGGCTCCCGCGCAGCAAGCGCACCCTCGCCGGCGTCGATGCCGAGGTCCTGGAGGACCTGGGCGAGACCGGCAAGAAGAACAGCCGCTCCGGCGGCCGCGATTCCGGCCGCTCCGGCAGCAGGGAAGGCGGCAGCAGGGAAGGCAGCCGCCGCAGCGGTGACTCGGGCAAGCGTTCGGGCGAGCGTTCGGGCGAGCGCCGCCGTCGTTCTTCAGACGGCCGTTCTTCAGATACCGGTGCGGACGCCGGAAGCGGCCCCGCCGCCGCTGCCACTGCAACTGTTGACGGCGAGCAGCCGGCGCGCCCGCGCCGCAACCGCACCCGCACGCGCCGCCGCAACGGAGAAGTGGTCTCCGGCGGCGAATCCGCCGCAACAGGCTCACAGCCCGGCACCGAGGCCCCATAG
- a CDS encoding DNA-methyltransferase, which translates to MTETVWAPDGSNLVVHADNADFLPTLPDGAFTLIYVDPPFNTGRAQQRQETKMVLNADGDGDRVGFKGRSYDTIKGALHRYDDAFSDYWSFLEPRLVEAWRLLADDGTLYLHLDYREVHYAKVMLDAIFGRECFLNEIIWAYDYGARAKNRWPTKHDNILVYVKNPSKYHFNSAEVDREPYMAPGLVTPAKRELGKLPTDVWWHTIVSPTGKEKTGYPTQKPEGLVRRVVAASSRPGDWCLDFFAGSGTLGAVAAKLGRRFVCVDQNQPAIDVMAKRLGAHAELASYPPK; encoded by the coding sequence ATGACTGAAACTGTCTGGGCGCCGGACGGCAGCAACCTGGTGGTGCACGCGGATAACGCGGACTTCCTCCCCACGCTGCCGGACGGCGCCTTCACACTCATTTACGTGGACCCGCCGTTCAACACCGGCCGGGCCCAGCAGCGCCAGGAAACAAAGATGGTGCTCAACGCCGACGGCGACGGCGACCGGGTGGGCTTCAAGGGCCGCTCCTACGACACGATCAAGGGCGCCCTGCACCGCTACGACGACGCCTTCAGCGACTACTGGTCCTTCCTCGAGCCGCGTCTTGTGGAGGCCTGGCGGCTCCTGGCCGACGACGGAACCCTGTACCTGCACCTTGACTACCGCGAGGTGCACTACGCCAAGGTGATGCTGGATGCCATCTTTGGCCGCGAGTGCTTCCTGAACGAGATCATCTGGGCATACGACTACGGTGCACGAGCCAAAAACCGCTGGCCCACCAAGCACGACAACATCCTCGTCTACGTCAAAAACCCCTCTAAGTACCACTTCAACAGCGCCGAGGTGGACCGGGAGCCCTACATGGCCCCGGGGCTCGTGACTCCGGCCAAGCGTGAGCTGGGCAAGCTGCCCACGGACGTCTGGTGGCACACCATCGTCTCCCCCACGGGCAAGGAAAAGACCGGATACCCCACGCAGAAACCCGAGGGCCTGGTGCGGCGCGTGGTGGCCGCGTCCAGCCGCCCGGGTGACTGGTGCCTCGACTTCTTCGCCGGTTCCGGCACGCTTGGCGCCGTTGCGGCCAAGTTGGGACGCAGGTTCGTCTGCGTGGACCAGAACCAGCCGGCCATCGACGTCATGGCCAAGCGGCTCGGGGCGCACGCCGAGCTCGCGTCCTACCCGCCCAAGTAG
- a CDS encoding PHP domain-containing protein gives MRIDLHAHSNISDGTETPAEVMAAAAAAGLNVIALTDHDSTDGWAEASRAAIDNGVALVPGMEISCRTEHGISVHLLSYLHDPQHPGLLEEITKARDARLTRAERMVTLLAEDYPLTWDDVIHHVAPGATLGRPHIADALVAAGVVADRSEAFTSILTSHSRYFVQHYAPEPALAVELVRDAGGVPVFAHPVASARGRVVGESTYHDMIDAGLAGLEVNHRDNPEEGREFLRKLAAQHGLVVTGSSDYHGLGKPNRLGENLTAPDVLDRIEELGTGTAVVR, from the coding sequence GTGAGGATAGATCTACACGCCCACTCGAATATTTCCGACGGTACGGAGACACCGGCGGAGGTCATGGCGGCCGCGGCGGCCGCGGGGCTGAACGTCATCGCGCTGACGGACCACGACTCCACGGACGGCTGGGCGGAAGCGTCCCGGGCGGCGATTGACAACGGCGTGGCGCTGGTGCCCGGCATGGAGATTTCCTGCCGGACGGAGCACGGGATCAGCGTCCACCTCCTGAGCTACCTGCACGACCCCCAGCACCCGGGCCTGCTCGAGGAAATCACGAAGGCCAGGGACGCCCGCCTGACCCGCGCCGAACGCATGGTCACGCTCCTCGCCGAGGACTACCCCCTGACGTGGGACGACGTGATCCACCATGTGGCGCCAGGAGCCACGCTGGGACGCCCACACATCGCCGACGCGCTGGTGGCGGCGGGAGTGGTAGCAGACCGTTCCGAGGCCTTCACCTCGATCCTTACCTCCCATTCGCGCTATTTCGTGCAGCACTACGCGCCGGAGCCCGCGCTGGCCGTCGAACTGGTCCGCGACGCGGGCGGCGTTCCCGTCTTTGCCCACCCCGTCGCCTCCGCACGCGGGCGGGTGGTGGGTGAAAGCACGTACCACGACATGATCGACGCCGGCCTGGCCGGTTTGGAGGTCAACCACCGGGACAACCCCGAGGAGGGCCGGGAGTTCCTGCGGAAGCTGGCCGCGCAGCACGGGCTAGTGGTGACCGGGTCCTCGGACTATCACGGCCTGGGCAAGCCGAACAGGCTGGGCGAGAACCTGACCGCCCCGGACGTCCTTGACCGGATCGAGGAGCTGGGCACGGGCACCGCCGTCGTGCGTTAA
- a CDS encoding aminopeptidase P family protein has translation MNDADNTHNGENTASQPLEERVNNRSQRPSSAAFKAFMASNWAPAPQVTPEREAVASHAARRRRAISDQFKGERLVLPAGPLKVRSNDCDYRFRPHSGFAHLTGLGLDHEPDAVLIFEPVGEGKGDDGGNHRATLYFRPLAGRDTEQFYADARSGEFWIGARPTLAEFEARLGIPTAHIDELEMAVTKNVGAPEIGGISVRLVRKVDENIDALVDTARYNTAKDPDNLDLGVLDALDEKLSEALSELRLTKDEWEIEQMKTAVAATVEGFTEVVKALPRALTHFRGERVVEGAFFARAREEGNELGYDTIAASGNNATVLHWTRNTGKVNAGELLLLDAGVEADSLYTADITRTLPANGTFSDVQRKIYEAVLDAADAGFAAARIGVKFRDIHTAATTVLAERLAEWGLLPVSVEEALGEDGQQHRRWMPHGTSHHLGLDVHDCAQAKRELYLDGVLREGMVFTIEPGLYFKQEDLAIPEEYRGIGVRIEDDILMTAEGPVNLSAALPRTADDVEAWMAGIYQETDAKG, from the coding sequence GTGAACGATGCAGACAACACCCACAACGGTGAAAACACAGCTTCCCAGCCCCTGGAAGAGCGCGTCAACAACCGCTCCCAGCGGCCGAGTTCCGCCGCTTTCAAGGCCTTCATGGCCAGCAACTGGGCGCCCGCGCCGCAGGTGACCCCTGAACGGGAGGCCGTCGCCAGCCACGCCGCGAGGAGGCGCCGGGCCATTTCCGACCAGTTCAAGGGGGAACGCCTCGTGCTTCCGGCCGGGCCCCTGAAGGTCCGGTCCAACGACTGCGACTACCGGTTCCGGCCGCACTCCGGCTTCGCCCACCTCACCGGCCTCGGGCTGGACCATGAGCCCGACGCCGTGCTCATCTTCGAACCTGTAGGGGAAGGAAAGGGCGACGACGGCGGCAACCACCGTGCCACGCTCTACTTCCGGCCGCTGGCCGGACGGGACACCGAACAGTTCTACGCCGACGCGCGGTCGGGCGAGTTCTGGATCGGGGCGCGGCCCACGCTGGCCGAATTTGAGGCCCGGCTGGGAATCCCCACCGCCCACATCGACGAACTTGAGATGGCCGTCACCAAGAACGTCGGCGCCCCAGAAATCGGCGGCATCTCGGTCCGCCTAGTGCGCAAGGTGGACGAAAACATCGACGCACTCGTGGACACCGCCCGCTACAACACCGCCAAGGATCCGGACAACCTGGACCTTGGCGTGCTGGACGCCCTCGACGAGAAGCTGTCCGAGGCACTGTCCGAGCTGCGGCTGACCAAGGACGAGTGGGAAATCGAGCAGATGAAGACCGCCGTGGCCGCCACCGTGGAAGGCTTCACCGAGGTGGTCAAGGCCCTGCCCCGCGCCCTGACGCACTTCCGCGGCGAACGCGTGGTGGAAGGCGCCTTCTTCGCCCGTGCCCGGGAGGAAGGCAACGAACTCGGTTACGACACCATCGCTGCCTCCGGCAACAACGCCACCGTCCTCCACTGGACCCGCAACACCGGCAAGGTCAACGCCGGGGAGCTGCTCCTGCTGGACGCCGGCGTCGAGGCCGATTCGCTCTACACCGCTGACATCACCCGTACGCTCCCGGCCAACGGCACGTTCTCGGACGTGCAGCGCAAAATCTACGAAGCGGTCCTGGACGCGGCCGACGCCGGCTTCGCGGCCGCCCGGATCGGCGTGAAGTTCCGCGACATCCACACCGCCGCCACCACTGTCCTCGCGGAGCGGCTTGCGGAATGGGGCCTGCTCCCGGTCTCCGTCGAGGAGGCCCTCGGCGAGGACGGCCAGCAGCACCGGCGCTGGATGCCGCACGGCACCAGCCACCACCTCGGCCTCGACGTCCACGACTGCGCCCAGGCCAAGCGGGAACTCTACCTGGACGGCGTTCTGCGGGAGGGGATGGTTTTCACCATCGAACCGGGCCTCTACTTCAAGCAGGAAGACCTCGCCATTCCCGAGGAGTACCGCGGCATTGGCGTGCGCATCGAGGACGACATCCTGATGACGGCCGAGGGACCGGTGAACCTTAGTGCGGCACTCCCCCGCACAGCGGACGACGTCGAGGCCTGGATGGCAGGCATTTACCAGGAGACCGACGCCAAGGGGTAG
- a CDS encoding general stress protein, with translation MANIFGAPKAAPNGSDESKTVPTGDTVGSYTSYLDAQKAVDYLADQQFPVHLVSIVGNDLKMVERVTGRLSYPRVALSGALSGMWFGLFVGVMLSFFTPAGGTFSIISSVLMGAAFFMLFGIVTYAMQRGKRDFTSTSQVVATNYDVVVAFEAAHEARRLLQQLPMTPSDATPGARPASHSQHDYQNQQDYQNQPYQQPGRHQGPPQGPPQGQAPQRPAGWNDPYGQRSQEPREQYGTGQHAQGGQPQDPNQQYGTGQQYGTGQQGQQHDGEQPYRDGQQYGAHQQGQAGEGAPAADQRPASAVRYPDLPDGRPQYGVRVDPNQADQGRDGQQQ, from the coding sequence ATGGCTAACATTTTTGGTGCTCCGAAGGCTGCGCCCAACGGCTCGGACGAGTCGAAGACCGTCCCCACGGGGGACACTGTGGGCTCGTATACCTCTTACCTGGACGCCCAGAAGGCCGTGGACTACCTCGCCGACCAGCAGTTCCCGGTGCACCTGGTGTCCATCGTGGGGAACGACCTCAAGATGGTGGAGCGCGTCACGGGCCGGCTCAGCTACCCGCGCGTGGCGCTCTCCGGTGCCCTGAGCGGTATGTGGTTCGGCCTCTTCGTTGGCGTCATGCTGTCCTTCTTCACGCCTGCAGGGGGAACGTTTTCCATCATCAGCTCGGTGCTGATGGGCGCGGCGTTCTTCATGCTGTTCGGGATCGTCACCTACGCCATGCAGCGCGGCAAGCGCGACTTCACGTCCACCAGCCAGGTGGTTGCCACCAATTACGACGTCGTCGTGGCCTTCGAGGCCGCCCATGAGGCGCGCCGGCTGCTCCAGCAGCTCCCGATGACGCCGTCCGACGCCACCCCGGGTGCGCGCCCGGCGTCGCACAGCCAGCACGACTACCAGAACCAGCAGGACTACCAGAACCAGCCGTACCAGCAGCCGGGCCGGCACCAGGGACCGCCGCAGGGCCCGCCCCAGGGGCAGGCGCCGCAGCGGCCGGCGGGCTGGAACGACCCCTACGGCCAGCGCAGCCAGGAGCCCCGCGAGCAGTACGGCACAGGCCAGCACGCACAGGGCGGGCAGCCGCAGGACCCCAACCAGCAATATGGCACAGGCCAGCAATATGGCACAGGCCAGCAGGGCCAGCAGCATGACGGGGAGCAGCCCTACAGGGACGGCCAGCAGTACGGGGCTCACCAGCAGGGCCAGGCCGGGGAGGGTGCGCCGGCAGCGGACCAGCGCCCGGCGTCGGCAGTACGCTACCCGGACCTGCCGGACGGCCGGCCGCAGTACGGTGTGCGCGTGGATCCGAACCAGGCCGACCAGGGCCGGGACGGGCAGCAGCAGTAG
- a CDS encoding magnesium transporter MgtE N-terminal domain-containing protein: MSTNPTRVFVARLLGLDVFDPLGDRLGRLRDVVVLSRGTRGAPHVVGIVVEVPGKKRVFVPMTRITSIDQTQVICTGLVNLRRFEQRGAETLVVAEMFDRRVTLTDGSGDATIEDIAMDQHRSGDWFVSKLFVRRGHSLAPLSRLRRNETMIIDWADAHQGAKTEPQAATQFVANHEDLKPADFAEALQEMSDKRRFEVASELQDERLADVLQELPEDDQVEILSALDVQRAADVLEEMDPDDAADLLGELPSAQAEELLQLMEPEGAEDVRRLLEYDEDTAGGLMTPVPVILPPEATVAEALAHVRREELSPALASSIFIARPPLETPTGRFLGVVHIQQLLRFPPFESLGNLVDKNLEPLSDLAHISEVARTLATYNLNSLPVVNQAGRLVGAVTVDDVLDHLLPDDWRANDGEAPVRKLGGRIG; this comes from the coding sequence GTGAGCACGAATCCTACCCGCGTCTTTGTCGCGCGCCTCTTGGGACTGGACGTCTTCGACCCATTGGGCGACCGTCTGGGGCGGCTGCGTGACGTCGTCGTGCTCTCCCGCGGAACCCGGGGCGCCCCGCACGTGGTGGGCATCGTCGTCGAAGTTCCCGGCAAAAAGCGCGTCTTCGTTCCCATGACCCGCATCACCTCCATCGACCAGACGCAGGTCATCTGCACCGGCCTGGTCAACCTCCGGCGCTTCGAACAGCGCGGCGCCGAGACCCTCGTGGTGGCGGAGATGTTTGACCGCCGCGTGACCCTGACGGACGGCAGCGGTGACGCCACCATCGAGGACATCGCCATGGACCAGCACCGCTCGGGCGACTGGTTCGTGAGCAAGCTGTTCGTCCGGCGCGGGCACTCGCTGGCGCCCCTGAGCAGGCTGCGCCGCAACGAAACCATGATCATCGACTGGGCCGACGCGCACCAGGGGGCCAAGACAGAACCGCAGGCAGCCACCCAGTTCGTGGCCAACCACGAGGACCTCAAGCCCGCGGACTTCGCCGAGGCACTGCAGGAGATGAGCGACAAGCGGCGCTTCGAAGTCGCCAGCGAACTGCAGGACGAGCGGCTCGCTGACGTCCTGCAGGAGCTGCCAGAGGACGACCAGGTGGAAATCCTCTCCGCCCTCGACGTCCAGCGCGCCGCGGACGTCCTGGAGGAGATGGACCCCGACGACGCCGCTGACCTCCTCGGCGAGTTGCCGTCCGCCCAGGCGGAGGAACTCCTTCAGCTGATGGAGCCCGAAGGCGCCGAGGACGTCCGGCGCCTCCTCGAATACGACGAGGACACCGCCGGCGGCCTCATGACCCCCGTCCCGGTCATTCTGCCGCCTGAAGCCACGGTAGCGGAGGCGCTCGCCCACGTCCGGCGCGAGGAACTCTCCCCTGCCCTCGCCTCGTCCATTTTCATCGCCCGTCCTCCGCTGGAGACCCCCACCGGCCGGTTCCTCGGCGTGGTGCACATTCAGCAGCTGCTGCGCTTCCCGCCGTTCGAGTCGCTGGGCAACCTCGTGGACAAGAACCTGGAGCCGCTCTCGGACCTGGCCCACATCAGCGAGGTCGCGCGCACCCTCGCCACGTACAACCTGAACTCCCTTCCGGTGGTTAACCAGGCCGGCCGGCTGGTGGGCGCAGTGACAGTTGACGACGTCCTGGACCATCTGCTGCCCGACGACTGGCGGGCCAACGACGGCGAGGCCCCGGTCAGGAAGCTTGGTGGCCGCATTGGCTGA
- a CDS encoding DUF1003 domain-containing protein, protein MAALAENTAKAARPGGKPAQGSLDTPLSGRQRILPKFSPNPDAFGHATEGFARFMGTPQFLLYMTVFCVFWLAWNTFAPTAWQFDKVELGFTLLTLMLSLQASYAAPLLLLAQNRQDDRDRVSLQQDRQRAERNLSDTEYLTRELASLRIALREVATRDYVRAELRSLLEDLLEAQEELRTHEPSGPGSHESPRELVREKLKEKREKQRNPRTQQIPKVKSEKTRQGRAAHRPTSPES, encoded by the coding sequence GTGGCCGCATTGGCTGAAAACACGGCAAAGGCAGCGCGGCCCGGCGGAAAGCCGGCCCAAGGAAGCCTGGACACGCCGCTGAGCGGCCGCCAGCGCATCCTCCCCAAGTTCTCGCCGAACCCTGACGCCTTTGGCCATGCGACAGAGGGCTTCGCCCGCTTCATGGGCACGCCGCAGTTCCTGCTCTACATGACCGTGTTCTGTGTCTTCTGGCTGGCATGGAATACCTTCGCGCCCACAGCCTGGCAGTTCGACAAGGTCGAACTCGGGTTCACGCTCCTGACGCTGATGCTGTCCCTGCAGGCCTCCTACGCGGCGCCGCTGCTGCTCCTCGCGCAGAACCGCCAGGACGACCGCGACCGCGTTTCCCTCCAGCAGGACCGCCAGCGCGCGGAGCGCAACCTCTCGGACACCGAATACCTCACGCGGGAACTGGCCTCACTGCGGATCGCGCTGCGCGAAGTGGCCACCCGCGACTACGTCCGGGCGGAACTTCGCAGTCTCCTGGAGGACCTGTTGGAGGCCCAGGAGGAGCTCCGCACGCACGAACCCTCCGGGCCCGGAAGCCATGAATCGCCACGCGAACTGGTCCGGGAAAAGCTGAAGGAGAAGCGGGAAAAGCAACGCAATCCCCGCACCCAGCAGATCCCCAAGGTCAAGTCTGAAAAAACGCGCCAGGGCCGGGCAGCCCACCGACCCACCTCTCCCGAAAGCTGA
- a CDS encoding Mrp/NBP35 family ATP-binding protein, producing the protein MSTTLLQAVNAALATVIDPELRRPITELGMVDSVEISGDGTVRLAVLLTIAGCPLRDTITRDSEAALLDVPGVTAVEVDLKVMTQPQRDALKEQLRGPGGERGIPFNQPGSLTKVFAVASGKGGVGKSSVTVNLACSLAAQGLRVGIVDADVYGFSVPALMGITQAPTRVDDMILPPVAYGVKVISIGMFVTGNQPVAWRGPMLHRALEQFLTDVYFGDLDALFLDLPPGTGDIAISVAQLLPKAEILVVTTPQAAAADVAERAGAIATQTGQTVAGVIENMSFLEMPDGGRMDLFGTGGGEVLAERLSASTGTDVPLLGQIPLDILLREGGDSGQPIVLGAPDTPAAVALSGIAGKLAARPRGLAGMKLDVQPR; encoded by the coding sequence ATGAGCACCACCCTCCTCCAGGCAGTCAACGCTGCCCTGGCAACCGTCATTGATCCGGAACTCCGGCGCCCCATCACCGAGCTGGGCATGGTTGATTCGGTGGAAATCTCCGGCGACGGGACCGTCCGCCTGGCGGTGCTGCTCACCATTGCCGGCTGCCCCCTGCGCGACACCATCACCAGGGACTCCGAGGCGGCGCTGCTGGACGTGCCAGGCGTCACCGCCGTCGAGGTGGACCTGAAAGTCATGACCCAGCCGCAGCGAGACGCACTGAAGGAGCAGCTCCGCGGCCCCGGCGGCGAGCGGGGCATCCCGTTCAACCAGCCGGGGTCCCTCACCAAGGTCTTTGCGGTGGCCAGCGGCAAGGGCGGTGTGGGCAAGTCCTCGGTAACGGTGAACCTCGCCTGTTCGCTCGCGGCACAGGGGCTGCGCGTGGGCATCGTGGACGCCGACGTGTACGGCTTCTCGGTGCCGGCCCTGATGGGGATCACCCAGGCCCCCACCCGCGTGGACGACATGATCCTCCCGCCGGTGGCCTACGGAGTAAAGGTCATTTCCATCGGCATGTTTGTCACCGGCAACCAGCCTGTGGCCTGGCGCGGACCCATGCTGCACCGGGCCCTCGAACAGTTCCTCACCGATGTCTATTTCGGCGATCTTGATGCGCTGTTCCTGGACCTTCCGCCGGGCACCGGTGACATCGCCATCTCAGTGGCGCAGCTGCTGCCCAAAGCCGAGATACTGGTGGTCACCACTCCGCAGGCCGCAGCGGCCGACGTCGCAGAGCGTGCCGGCGCCATCGCCACGCAGACCGGGCAGACGGTGGCCGGAGTCATCGAGAACATGTCGTTCCTGGAAATGCCCGACGGCGGCCGGATGGACCTGTTCGGCACCGGCGGCGGGGAGGTGCTCGCCGAGAGGCTCAGCGCGTCGACCGGCACGGACGTGCCGCTGCTGGGCCAGATTCCGCTGGACATTCTCCTGCGGGAAGGCGGCGACTCGGGCCAGCCCATCGTCCTGGGCGCCCCGGACACGCCGGCAGCAGTGGCGCTGTCCGGCATCGCCGGGAAGCTTGCGGCCAGGCCGCGGGGGCTGGCCGGCATGAAGCTGGACGTCCAGCCCCGCTGA